Part of the Halogeometricum sp. S3BR5-2 genome, TCACCGCGCGTCGCCACCTCGCCGAACAGCCATCCCGCGTGGTCCAGCGCGTACTCCTTGTGGTCGTCTTCGATGGCGCCGATGGCGTCCTCGACGAGCACCGGTCGGTAATCCCTGAGACCGGCGCTCCCGGCGGTGTGGAGGACGCAGACGTTCGCCAGCGTCCCGCAGAACAGCAGGTCTTCGATACCGTGGGCGTTCAGCCACCCGTTCAGCTCCGTCTCGTGGAAGGCGTCGTAGGTGTGCTTGACGACGACGTGATCCTCCTCGAGCACGTCCAGTCCGTCGGCGAGTTCGGCCTCCCACGACCCTTCGAGGACGTGCTCGCCCCAGCGCTCGAACTCGTCGTAGTAGTGCGCGCCGTCGAACTGCTCGGGCGGGTGGACGTCCCGCGTGTACACTATCGACGCGCCCGCCTCGCGCGCGTCGTCGACCAGCGCGGCGGCGTCGTCGACGACCGCCTCGCTCGACGGCGCGTACAGGCTCCCGTCCGGGTCGCAAAAGCCGTTCTGAAGGTCCACGACGACGACGGCGGTGCGGTCGGGGTCGAAGACGTACTCAGTCTCGTTCTCGTTCTCGCTCTCGCTCATACGCGTTCGAACCGGTGCCGACACCAAAACGGTACCTCGACCGGTGGGTTCGCGGGCCCGTCGCCGCGGAAAAAACTACTTCCCCGAGCGGTCCCACCGAACGGTATAACATGTTACCGCGACACGGAATCGCCGCTGTCACCCTCTCTCTGCTCTTGGTCCTCGCGGGCTGTGCGGCGCCGGCGGACGAACCCTCACTCGCCGGAGGCGGCGCCGGCGCCGTCTCGGACACCTCCGACATCGCCTCGCCGGACGCGAACTTCTCGGACCCCGACGGCGACCCCCTGGGCTGGGAGGGGGGCTACTGGTACAACGAGTCCATCGACGTCGACCAGTCCGATGGCCTCTCGGACGCCGAACTGGACGCGTACGTGGCACGGTCGATGGCGCGCGTCGAGTACCTCCGACACGAGGAGTTCACGGAGAACGTCTCCGTCGACGTACTGAGCCGCGCCGAGTACCGTCAGCGGTCGTCGAACCGGTCGGCGAACCAGTCCGCGAACGCCGAGGCGTTCGGCGAGTGGAACAACCAAGTGTGGGAGGCGCTGTTCGTCACCGGCGAGGGGAACGACAGCCAGGAGGCCATCAGCGGAACGCAGGGCAGTTCGGTCGCCGGCTTCTACTCGCCCCGCGACGACGCCATCACGATAATCACGAACTCGCCGGAGTCGCCCACCATCGACAACGCGACGCTGGTCCACGAACTCACCCACGCCCTCCAGGACCAACACTACGACCTGACGAGCGAGAAGTACAGCGCCGAGACGCAGGACGGCGAGTTGGCCGTCGACGGCGCCATCGAGGGCGACGCGAAGTACGTCGAACTCCGCTACGCGAGCATGTGCGGCGGCGAGTGGGCGTGCGTCCCCTCCCCGACGACTGAGGGGGGGTCGAGCGGGTCGGCCGGTTCCGTCAACTACGGTATCTTCCTGACCATCTTCCAGCCCTACTCCGACGGCCCGGTGTACGTCCACGACGTCATCGAACGCGGCGGCTGGGAGGCGCTCGACGAGATGCTGCGGAACCCGCCCGTCTCGACCGAACAGACCATCCACTCCACCGACGAGGAACCCGTCCCCATCGAGTATCAGAGCAGGGCGACGAACGGTTGGTCGACGTTCGCCGAACAGGGACAGGGCGGCTCCGACACGGTCGGCGAGGCGTCGATATTCACGATGTTCTGGTATCAGGCGCGCACCGCGAACGCCGACACCGTCCCGGTTCGGAGCATCGCGGAGACCGAGAGCCGGTACGACACGTACAACTACGACGGCGTGCCGTCGAACGGGTGGGCCAACGACCGCCTGTTCCCGTACGAGAAGTCGACCGGCGGCGGCGAGGAGTACGGCTACGTCTGGGTGACCGAGTGGGACACCGAGGGCGACGCCCAGGAGTTCCGCGACGCGTATCTGAACATCCTCGCCGCGCACGACGCGGTCGAGCGAGGTGAGAACACGTGGGTCGTCGAGGACGGGCCGTTCGCGGACGCCTTCCGCGTCCGGATGGACGGCACCCGCGTCGTCGTCGTCAACGGACCCACCGTCGACGCCGTGAACGACATCCGATCGCGGAACTGAGCGGTTTCGCCCGGGTTCCTTCTTCCATCCTCCCCGCCGAGACTGTTTTCTACGACCGTTCCCACTCTCCCGTGTGAACGATTCGCAGCCCGCTCTCGCCCCGGTCGCGCTCGCGGTTCTCCTCGTCGCGTCCGGTTGTGCCGCGCCCGTCGCCGACCCCTCGGCGCTGCCGCCGTCGTGGTCGTGGCCCGACGACCCGCCGACCGACCGCATCGGCTGGGAGGCGGGCTACTGGTACAACGAGTCCATCGACGTCGACCAGTCCGACGGCCTGAACGAGAGCGAACGCGAGGCGTTCGTCGCGCGGACGATGGCCCGCGTCGAACACATTCGAGAATTGGAGTTCCGGCAGTCGGTGCCCGTCGACGTCGTGACCCGCGAGCAGTACCGCAGCGAGTCAGGCGTCTTCCGGAGCGACCCCGACCCGTGGCGCGAACAGGTGTACGAGGCGGCGTTCCTCGTCGGCGAGAACGAGTCGGTGGCGGACGTGCTCAACCAACTGTACGGCGGGGCCATCGCGGGCTACTACACCCCGAGCGACGACCGAATCGTCGTCGTCAGCGACGGCGAGACGCCGACGATGAGTCGGGCGACGCTGGCGCACGAACTCGTTCACGCCCTCCAAGACCAACACTTCGGCTTCGCGTCGACGCCGCCGACGCACGACGGGCGCATCGCGGAGAACGGCCTCTCCGAGGGCGACGCCAACTACGTCGAGGCGCTGTACGCCGAGCGCTGTTCGGCCGAGTGGGACTGCGTCCCGACGCCCGACACCGAGGCCGGCGGCGGGTCGGACTTCGACTTCGGCGTCTACCTCACTATCTACGCGCCGTACAGCGAGGGGCCGGAGTTCGTCCACGCCCTCCGCGAACGCGGCGGGTGGGACGCCGTGAACGCCGCCTACGACGACGCGCCGACCACCTCGGAACAGATTCTCCACCCGGAGGCGTACCCCGACGAGGGGCCGGCGGACGTGACCGTCCGGGACCGCTCCTCGGCGGCGTGGTCGCGGTTCGACCGCGACCGGCCGACCGACCGACTCGGCGAGGTGTTCCTGTACACCGCCTTCTGGGACACCGGCGCGGTAGACAGAACGTCGCTCCGGCGGCAGGTCGGTCGGTACTCGCGGTACAACTACACGTCGAACGCGACGGCCGGGTGGGGGGGCGACGAACTCGTCCCGTACCGGAGCGGCGACGGCGAGTTCGGCTACGTCTGGGCGACCGAGTGGGACACCGAACGCGACGCGCGGGAGTTCCGGACCGGGTACGCGGAGTCGCTCCTCGTGGGGAGCCTCAACGCGACGCGCGTCGAACCGGACGTCTACGTCGTCGAGGACGGGCCGTTCGCGGACGCCTTCCGCGTCCGCCGGTCCGGCACGCGCGTCACTATCGTCAACGCGCCCACCGTCGGGCGGTTGGACGGGGTTCACGCCGATTCGTGACAAAGCACTTACTCTCCCGACGAAATCGACGTATATGGACCCGCGAAGACCCGCCCTCGCGACCCTCCTGACGCTCGTCGTCCTCGCCGGCTGTCTCGGCGGACCGGGAACGACGCCGACGCCCGACCCGTCCGCGACTGCGACGGCGACGCCGACATCGACGCCGACCGAACGACCGCCCTCGACCGAGGACTGCCCCGCCTACGTCTCCGTCGACCCCGTCGACGAGGTGCCCGGGGATGCAACGGTGACTCCGTATGGGGACCTCTCCGAGGAGCGGCGAAGCGAGTTCGAGACGGCGCTGTCGGAGGGCAACGCCGAGGTCGAGGACGGCGGCGAAGCCTACTCGTTCTGGGTGGACCGCCCGTACGTCCGGTACGAGGGGACCGTCTATCGGGCGGTCGTCGCCGTCTGCTGACTCGTCTCCGGGCCGAGTTCGACCCGACTTCGAAGAGGAATTCTCTCCGGCACCCCCGCCTGAACGAACGCGCTTTTCACGACGCCGCCGAAACGGCCGGACATGGACTTCGACATCGTCGGCGCCGACGCCATCCGCGAGGGGTCGGCCACCGACGCCTACTTCGAGCGGACGGAGACGACGCTCCGGCACGCCGGGAAGAACCCGCACGTGGTCGCCGAGGTGACGGCCGACCAGTTCCCCGACGGCGAGTACGAACTGCTCGCGGGAGTGAGAGACGCCGCCGCCCTCCTCGAAGGCCGCGACGTGGACGTGGACGCCGTCCCCGAGGGTCGCCTGTTCGACGGCGGTCCCGTGATGCGCATCGAGGGGTCCTACCTCGATTTCGCCCGTCTGGAGACGTCCCTCCTCGGCTTCCTCTCGCACGCCTCCGGCGTCGCCACCGCCGCCCTCGACGTCCGCCGCGCGGCCCCCGACTCGATGGTGCTCTCCTTCGGCGCCCGGCACGTCCACCCGTCCGTCGCGGCGATGGTCGAACGGAGCGCCCTCGTCGGCGGCCTCGACGGTATCTCGCACGTCGCCGCCGGCGAGGTTCTCGGACGCGAGGCGTCCGGGACGATGCCGCACGCCCTCGTCATCTGCTTCGGCCGCGGCAACCAGGAGGAGGCGTGGCGGGCGTTCGACGAGGCGGTCGACGAATCGGTCCCGCGGGTCGCCCTCTGCGACACCTACAGCGACGAGACCGACGAGGTGCTCCGGGCCGTCGAGGCCCTCGGCGACGACTTGGACAGCGTCCGCCTTGACACCACCTCCTCGCGGCGCGGCGACTTCAGACACATCGTCCGCGAGGTGCAGTGGACGCTCGCGGCCGAGGGGCACGAGGACGTGGACGTGTTCGTCTCCGGCGGCCTCGGCCCCGCGGACCTGCGACACCTCCGCGACGCGGCCGACGGCTTCGGCGTCGGCGGCTACGTCTCGAACGCCGACCCGGTCGACTTCGCCCTCGACATCGTCGAAATCGAGGGCGAACCGGCGGCCAAGCGGGGCAAACTCGCCGGCGTGAAGGAGGTCTATCGAACAGTCGACGGCGGCCACCACGTCGCCCTGCGGGGGACCGACGCCCCGGACGACGCCGAGCGACTGCTCGAACCGCTGATTCGGGACGGGGAAGTGGTCGCCGACGACTTCGACATCGACGCGGCCGCGGCGCGGGCGGCCGACGACGCCGAGGCCTGCGGCTACGGCGCGGACGAAGAGTAACTCGGGAGGCGCGTCGCTCCCCGAGCGAGAGGCGCAGAAGGTCGTTTGCGGTCGGTCGATACGGGAAACCGTTCGTTCGGGCGCGTGCGGTCGCGGTCGTTCTACAGTTTACAGTTCCTCGACGCTGCCGCCGTCGGAGCGCTCGCGGAACACCTGTCCCTCGAACAGGGTCACCATCGCGTCCTCGTCCTGCCACGCCAGCGGCGGCAGGCCGGCCTTCCGGCAGGCGTGGGTGAGGAACTGCTCTTTGGACCAGCCGTTCTCGAGCGGAATCGTCGGGTAGAGCCAGCCGTGGCTGCCGTCTTTGTCTATCGCGACGCCGTGGGTGCCGAGTTCGAGGTCGGCGACGGGGTCGTTGGTGAGAACGTGATTGCAGACGATGCAGACCGAGATGTTGAGATTGGGGAGTTCGGGCGGTTCGATTTCGGAGCCACAGGAGTCGCCGGACGCGGCCTGAATCGCCGCGTCGACGATTGCGTGGCCGAGTTGGTCTTTCCCCCGATACGCCCCGGCGCACCCTCGCAGGCGGCCGCGGCCACGTGTCGATTGGATTCGGACGAACGCCCCGGTGCGAGCGTAGAACGCGTCTCGCATGCTTCCGGGCTGTTCTCGTTGACCGTGGAGAACGTACGATTCGACCGATTCACGCGCCAGTTCGACCGCTCGTGACCCGTCGTCGTACGAGAGCCGAACGGTTTGCGCCTCGGACATAACTCTGTTCAGGCACTCGCTAAACTTGAACGCTTCCCTTATCACCGGCCTGATTAGTCTTTGATTTACGCCTTCTGGCGGTGAATCGGGTCGGATTCCCCCTCGAATCGACCAAATCGAACTCCTTATGCGACCGTCCCAACTAGGTGAATCCGGCAGAGAGAGCCCGGTTCCCGTGTCCCGCCGGTTCCGCCGGCCGCGGACATGAGGAAAGTCCCCCCACCGTCCGAACGGGTGACCGGGCGCAAGCCCGGAGTCGGAGACGACTGGCTCTGGAACAGAAACGAGACCCCTCGGTCCGACCGATGAGACGCGCAGGTGGACGTCCGTCCACCGGCGGCGCGAGCGGGGTGACCCGCGAGCGTGCGAACCGACCCGCAAGGGGAGGGAGTTGACCCGTCGAGGGTAGCGGGGCCGCTCTGCGGCCGCGGACGGTAAACGGCGTCGGCCGTGAACCGCGAGACGGCGGCAGCCGTCTCGGAGGCATCTCGCCTCTTCCCGCGCGGTTTCCACCGCGCGGAGACGACCGAGAACGGGTGGAACGGCGAAACCTCACCGGTGCAAGTCCGCGCCGCTAAGGTAGTTCGGACAGCGCGTTCGGGTTCGCCCGGCGCGCCCCCGAGAGGGGAGGACGCGGACGCTCAGCCGAATGCCGGGTAAAAACAGAAGGGGGCTTACTCCTCTCAGCCGCTCCGCGCGACGAGATATTATCTCGCGGGCGCATAGTTAATAATCTCTTGCACCAAATGGGGCTCTATTCGCAGGTGGATTAATAAACGCGAGTCGACTACAGTCTCGTATGAACCGGGACGGCCACGACCACGACGACGCGAGTCACGGTCACGACGGTGACCACGACCACGACGCGAGTGGCCACTCCCGCGGCGGCGGGAGCGACCGCGGTCACGATCACAGTCACGACCACGCCGACCACGACGACACCGCCACCTGCGGGTGCGACGACGGATGCGACACCGCCACCGCTCCGGACTCCGTCTCCGACGGGCCGTCTGCGTCGGCGTCCCCCGACGGAAGCGACGAGGGCCGGACCCTCCGGCTTTCAGTCCCGGAGATGGACTGCGCCTCCTGCGCGGAGAAGGTGACGAAGAGCGTCCGCGGCGACGCGGGCGTCCGCGAGGTGGACGCGCAACCGACCACGGGAACGCTGTACGTCCGCTTCGACGGGGCCGAGACGGACGACGACGCCGTCCGGTCGCGTGTCGAGAGGGCCGGCTACGCCGTCGCCGACACCGAGACGGCGACGTTCTCCGTCCCCGAGATGGACTGCGCCTCCTGCGCCGGCAAGGTGGAGAACGCCTTGGACGGCGTGGCCGGCGTCACCGAACGGCAGACCCAACCGACGACGGGCGAGGTGACGGTCACGTTCGACCCCGGCACGGCCTCGCGCGGCGAACTGGTCGCGGCCATCGAGGGTGCGGGCTACGCCGTCGAGGACGGCGACGGCGGCGACTCCCCGCGCGACGTGTGGCGCACCCCGCGCGCGCGGAAGACGGGGGTCGGCGCCGTCTTCCTCGCCGGCGGCCTCGTCTTGGAGTTCCTCCTGCCCGGCTTGGACGCCCTCCTGGCCGCGCCGGCCGGCTACGAGATACACGCCGCGTGGGTCCTCTACACCCTCGCCGTCCTCCTCGCGGGGATTCCCGTCCTGCGGAACGGCTACTACTCCGCGAAGAACGCCAGCCTCGACATCGACCTCCTGATGTCCGCCGGCATCCTCGGCGCGATGGCGGTGAACATGCCGTTCGAGGCGGCGACGCTCGCGGTCCTGTTCAGCGTCGCCGAACTGCTGGAGCGGTTCTCCATGGACCGCGCGCGCAACTCGATGCGCGAGTTGATGGAACTGTCACCGGACACGGCGACGGTTCGCAGGGACGGCGAGGAGACGGTCGTCCCCGCCGAGGACGTGGCCGTCGGCGAGACGGTGCTCGTCCGCCCCGGCGACCGCATCCCCCTCGACGGCGTCGTGACGGAGGGAACCTCGGCGGTGGACGAGTCGCCCATCACCGGCGAGTCCGTCCCCGTCGACAAATCGCCCGGCGAGGAG contains:
- a CDS encoding cysteine hydrolase family protein; its protein translation is MSESENENETEYVFDPDRTAVVVVDLQNGFCDPDGSLYAPSSEAVVDDAAALVDDAREAGASIVYTRDVHPPEQFDGAHYYDEFERWGEHVLEGSWEAELADGLDVLEEDHVVVKHTYDAFHETELNGWLNAHGIEDLLFCGTLANVCVLHTAGSAGLRDYRPVLVEDAIGAIEDDHKEYALDHAGWLFGEVATRGEIRFE
- a CDS encoding Hvo_1808 family surface protein — its product is MLPRHGIAAVTLSLLLVLAGCAAPADEPSLAGGGAGAVSDTSDIASPDANFSDPDGDPLGWEGGYWYNESIDVDQSDGLSDAELDAYVARSMARVEYLRHEEFTENVSVDVLSRAEYRQRSSNRSANQSANAEAFGEWNNQVWEALFVTGEGNDSQEAISGTQGSSVAGFYSPRDDAITIITNSPESPTIDNATLVHELTHALQDQHYDLTSEKYSAETQDGELAVDGAIEGDAKYVELRYASMCGGEWACVPSPTTEGGSSGSAGSVNYGIFLTIFQPYSDGPVYVHDVIERGGWEALDEMLRNPPVSTEQTIHSTDEEPVPIEYQSRATNGWSTFAEQGQGGSDTVGEASIFTMFWYQARTANADTVPVRSIAETESRYDTYNYDGVPSNGWANDRLFPYEKSTGGGEEYGYVWVTEWDTEGDAQEFRDAYLNILAAHDAVERGENTWVVEDGPFADAFRVRMDGTRVVVVNGPTVDAVNDIRSRN
- a CDS encoding Hvo_1808 family surface protein, encoding MNDSQPALAPVALAVLLVASGCAAPVADPSALPPSWSWPDDPPTDRIGWEAGYWYNESIDVDQSDGLNESEREAFVARTMARVEHIRELEFRQSVPVDVVTREQYRSESGVFRSDPDPWREQVYEAAFLVGENESVADVLNQLYGGAIAGYYTPSDDRIVVVSDGETPTMSRATLAHELVHALQDQHFGFASTPPTHDGRIAENGLSEGDANYVEALYAERCSAEWDCVPTPDTEAGGGSDFDFGVYLTIYAPYSEGPEFVHALRERGGWDAVNAAYDDAPTTSEQILHPEAYPDEGPADVTVRDRSSAAWSRFDRDRPTDRLGEVFLYTAFWDTGAVDRTSLRRQVGRYSRYNYTSNATAGWGGDELVPYRSGDGEFGYVWATEWDTERDAREFRTGYAESLLVGSLNATRVEPDVYVVEDGPFADAFRVRRSGTRVTIVNAPTVGRLDGVHADS
- a CDS encoding nicotinate phosphoribosyltransferase, with product MDFDIVGADAIREGSATDAYFERTETTLRHAGKNPHVVAEVTADQFPDGEYELLAGVRDAAALLEGRDVDVDAVPEGRLFDGGPVMRIEGSYLDFARLETSLLGFLSHASGVATAALDVRRAAPDSMVLSFGARHVHPSVAAMVERSALVGGLDGISHVAAGEVLGREASGTMPHALVICFGRGNQEEAWRAFDEAVDESVPRVALCDTYSDETDEVLRAVEALGDDLDSVRLDTTSSRRGDFRHIVREVQWTLAAEGHEDVDVFVSGGLGPADLRHLRDAADGFGVGGYVSNADPVDFALDIVEIEGEPAAKRGKLAGVKEVYRTVDGGHHVALRGTDAPDDAERLLEPLIRDGEVVADDFDIDAAAARAADDAEACGYGADEE
- a CDS encoding TIGR00296 family protein, whose translation is MSEAQTVRLSYDDGSRAVELARESVESYVLHGQREQPGSMRDAFYARTGAFVRIQSTRGRGRLRGCAGAYRGKDQLGHAIVDAAIQAASGDSCGSEIEPPELPNLNISVCIVCNHVLTNDPVADLELGTHGVAIDKDGSHGWLYPTIPLENGWSKEQFLTHACRKAGLPPLAWQDEDAMVTLFEGQVFRERSDGGSVEEL